From the genome of Deltaproteobacteria bacterium:
AGCCGGGTTTGACAGCTTTGATCTGGGTGAATTCGCTGAGGTGTCGACCAAATCACATGTACCCAAAGGGCCACCTCCGCCAGCAGCTCCGAAGCCAGCGTCTCTACCCCAAAAGGCTGCGGCACCGAAACCGGCAGCACCCAAGTCGCCAGTGGACGATGACCTGTCCGGTTTTTTCTCCGCAGGAATGGACAAGCCCTCGCCCGCAGCCGCACCCAAGCCTCCGGTCAAGCGACCTCTTCCTCCCCCGGCTGCTGCCAGTGATCCGTTTGCCAGTATTCCACCGGCACCCCCGCGCAAGGCCAAGGCGAGCCCAGCTCCGGCACCTGGTGGTGGTGATGGTCTAGATGATCTCTTCGCATCGGCCCCTCCGCCACAGCCAAAGCCGTCTCCCGCACCCCCGAAACGGCCTGCTGCACCGGTCGCCCGGCGCCCGGCAGTCCCTCCACCGCCTCCACCTTCCGGTGACGGAGGTGAAAACCTCGATTTTGGAGGTGACATCGAGCTCGATGTTGACCGCACGGGAGATGCATTTGGCGGAGTATTTGCCGATGCGCCGCCTCCGCCAAAAAACAAAGGCGGCAAGGCCCCTGGCAGCGACGACAGCTTCGATTCGCTGCTGTCAGGCGCCCCGGCGGGCTTCGCGGATGCTCCTCCGCCTCCCACGCAGACGGCCAATCTGGAACTCGACGCGCACTCCTCCAAGACGCTGGAGTTCCTGAGCCGGGCGGGAGATTCCAGCCGCCGTAAGCCGGTCCGTGACGATGGTCCGGGGATGGGGCTGATCATCGGTCTCACTGTTGGTGTGACGATGCTGCTGGCGGTTGGTTTGAGGAGCATGGTCGAGTTTGCTCCGGAAAGCCTGCCCGGTGTGTCGCTCGAAACGGCACGTCTCATACGGGACATTGTTCCGTTCCCGGTGACAAATCCCGACTTCCCGCCCCCGCAACCCAAGATCGAGGCACGGGTAGACCAGACCTTCCCGGTAACGAACCTGGCGGGCGAGGTGATCTATGTGGCCACGGGGAAAATGGTGAACCGCAGCGGGGCGCCAATGAATTTTCTAAGGGTCCGGTTGCGGCTCAGGGATCCGCAGGGGGCCGTGCTCCAGGAAAAAACCGTGTATGCAGGCAATTCGATCAGCGTAGACCGACTGCAGAAGACCGACCCGCAAGACCTCGATTCCGAACTCCAGCGCAAGCTGGGAGCCAATAACAGCAACATGAATGTCGGCAATAATACGACGCTGAACTTCATGGCGATTTTCTACCGTTACGGCGGCGATCCCGGCGCGGTCGAAATTGTCGAGACGACAGCCGGGATTTAGGCACCCAAAAGATTCCTGCTGCCCAAAGTGATCTGCCTTATCCACAGGCAACGATCCACAGGAGCTTTTCCCGCCCCAACCTCGTTTCGAATCGCACAGTTAGGGTATTCTTCTCAAAGTGAGCCGGGTTTGTCTGCCCAGTTTCTCCCCATAGTTTCCACCCACTTATGCCCATATGTAGGGGTAATACTTAAATATATGGCACAACATCTAGTGGTTTTTCCGTTGACAAAGCCGGGGCGGTCTGGTTAAACGGGTTCATCACAACGGCAGGCAAGCTGTCGCGTCGAGCAGGGGTCATCACGGTAGAGGTGAAGAAGACACTCGTCTCCTGAACGCCAGTTTTTGCCCGAATTAACAGGTTCCAGCCCGCGGTCCGGCGGTCTTTGGGGGCTTCTCCCGGCAAGGCATGAACCTGACTTCCGTCAATCCCCCCTTAATGCGGGGGATGGCAGAATGGGGATGTTACGCCCTTGGCGGCGGAGCTTGCCGGTGTGGTTTTCGGTCCGGAGCAGGGGGCTGCCTGCGGACTGGCTGGCGGATTGCCGGGGGAGTTGCTCATATGAAGTTCACGCGCCGGTACACGACTGAAGGCAAGGGGCCCTACGACGGAATTGAGTTCGTCGCGAGGACATCGAAGATCGTCAACCCGGACGGGTCGGTGGTATTCGAAATGAACAACATCATGGCTCCCTCCGACTGGTCCCAGGTAGCCGTGGATATCCTGGCCCAGAAATATTTCCGCAAGGCGGGGGTTCCCCGCATCCTGAAGCGGGTTCCTGCCGACGGGATCCCTGAGTGGCTCCAGCGGAGCATCGCCGACGAAGAAGCACTGGCGAAACTTCCCGATGGCCAGCGCTATGGCAGCGAGTCCGACGCCCGTGACGTGTTCAACCGGTTGGCCGGCTGCTGGACATACTGGGGATCGCGGCACGGTTACTTCAGTTCGGAAAAGGACGCCCTCGTTTTCTACGAGGAGTTCTGTGCCATGCTGGCCCGGCAGATGGGCGCACCCAATTCGCCCCAGTGGTTCAACACCGGCCTTCAGTGGGCCTATGGAATCGACGGTCCGGCGCAGGGACATTACTACGTAGATCCCAGGTCGGGGGAGATGACCCGTTCGCGCTCAGCTTACGAGCACCCCCAGCCGCACGCCTGTTTCATCCAGTCGGTGAGTGACGATCTGGTGAACGATGGCGGCATCATGGACCTGTGGACCCGTGAGGCCCGCATCTTCAAATACGGATCGGGCACAGGGTCGAACTTCTCCGCCATTCGCGGCGCCAATGAGAAACTCTCAGGCGGTGGACGCTCGTCCGGTCTCATGAGCTTTCTCCAGATTGGCGACCGTGCGGCTGGCGCCATCAAGTCCGGCGGCACAACCCGGCGGGCGGCCAAGATGGTGACAGTCGATATCGACCACCCGGATATCGAGGACTACATCAACTGGAAGGTAATTGAGGAGCAGAAGGTTGCCGCACTGGTGACAGGGTCGGCGCTCTGCAACCGGCACCTGAACCGGATCATGAAGGCCGCGCACGAATGGCCCGAACCCTCCGAACGGTTCGACCACAAGGCAAACCGGGACTTGCGCGCCGCTGTGCGGGAAGCGCGGAAGACGGGCATACCGGACAACTACATTGCCCGCATCCTCCAGCTTGCCGAGCAGGGATATACCTCGGTCGAGTTCCCGGTCTACGACACCAACTGGAACTCGGCCGCCTACGCCACAGTCAGCGGACAGAACTCCAACAACTCCGTCCGGCTTTCCAATGATTTCCTCAAGGCAGTCGAGGCCGACGGCCCCTGGAATCTCACCGCCCGCACGTCGGGGAAGGTGACGAAAACCCTCCCCGCACGGCAGCTGTATGAGCAGATTGCCCATGCTGCCTGGGCATGCGCCGATCCGGGTGTCCAGTTCGACACGACCATCAACGAGTGGCACACCTGCCCGGCTGATGGCCGGATCAATGCGAGCAACCCGTGCTCGGAATACATGTTCCTGGACGACACGGCCTGCAATCTCGCATCGCTGAACCTGATGAAGTTCTACGACCCGAAGAACGGCAGGTTCGACGTGGAAAGCTATGACCACGCGTGCCGGCTCTGGACCGTTGCGCTGGAAATCTCGGTGCTGATGGCCCAGTTCCCGAGCCGCAAGATCGCGGAGCTGTCCTACCGGTTCCGGACCCTCGGCCTGGGCTATGCCAACATGGGGACGATGCTCATGGTGGCCGGGATCCCGTATGATTCGCAGGAGGCATTCGCCATCTGCGGTGCGATCACGGCAATCATGACGGGCGTTTCCTACCGGACGTCGGCCGAAATGGCCGGTGAGCTGGGCGCTTTCCCCGGCTATGACAAGAATCGCGAGCCGATGCTCCGGGTGATCCGGAACCACCGGCGTGCGGCCTATGGCGTTCCGGCAGCCGAATACGAAGGCCTGACTGTCGTTCCGATGGCGATCAGTCCGAAGAACTGTCCGGACTATCTTCTCAAGGCCGCCCGGCGTTCCTGGGACGAGGCGCTTGCGAAGGGGCAGGAGCACGGCTACCGCAACGCCCAGGTGACGGTCATCGCGCCGACGGGGACGATCGGCCTCGTGATGGATTGCGATACCACCGGCATCGAGCCGGACTTTGCGCTGGTGAAGTTCAAGAAGCTGGCCGGAGGCGGATACTTCAAGATCATCAACCTGTCGGTGCCAGTGGCGCTGGAGCGACTGGGTTACACCCAGGAGCAGATCCGGGACATCGTGAACTACTGCCGCGGCAGCGGTTCCATCGGCGGCGCGCCGCATATCAATCCGGCGGCCCTTCAGGCCAAGGGGTTCAAGGCGGAGCAGATCGCGGCGATCGAGCAGGCCCTTGATGCCGCCTTCGACATCTCGTTCGCCTTCAACAAGTGGACGCTTGGCGAGGCGTTCTGCAGGGAGACGCTGGGACTGAGCAATGCCCAGCTTGCCGATCCGGTCTTCAGCCTGCTGGAACACTTGGGGTTCTCGAAAGAACAGATCCGCGAGGCGAACAACTACGTTTGCGGCACGATGACCATCGAGGGTGCACCGCACCTGAAGGAATCCGACTATCCCGTATTCGACTGCGCCAACAAGTGCGGGCGGACCGGAAAGCGGTTTATCCAGTACCGTGCCCATCTGCACATGATGGCGGCCGCGCAGCCGTTCATTTCAGGCGCGATCTCCAAGACGATCAACATGCCAAACGAGGCGACCGTCCAGGATGTGCGTGACTGCTACACCGAATCCTGGCAGCTCATGCTGAAGGCCATCGCCCTGTACCGCGACGGATCGAAACTCTCACAGCCGCTCAATGTGAGCGCCGACGATGACCTGTTCGAGGACGATACGGAACTGGACGACCGGACGGTGGACGAGCCTGCAGCGATACGCATGGCCGAAAAAATCGTCCACCGTTACCTGTACCGCAGCAAGCGCCGGCTGCTCCCGACCCGCCGGAAAGGGTATACCCAGAAGGCGATTGTCGGCGGCCACAAGGTCTATATCCGCACAGGTGAGTATGATGATGGCTCCATCGGGGAGATATTCATCGACATGCACAAGGAGGGCGCTGCCTTCCGGAGCCTGATGAACTGCTTTGCCATCGCTGTCTCCCTGGGACTTCAACACGGTGTTCCGCTGGATGAATACGTTGATGCCTTCGTATTCACGCGGTTCGAGCCAAATGGCATGGTGGCGGGCAATGACCGGATCAAACTGTCGACATCCATCGTGGACTATATCTTCCGCGAACTGGCGATCAGTTACCTGGGCCGGAACGAACTGGCGCAGGTCCAGCCGGACGATCTCCGGAGCGATTCGATCCGCCAGCCGAACGAGCCAGTGTTCGAGGATGAGGAAGTGGTCGAGGAACGTGAGCGCGTTCTGGATGCCCTGAATCCGGAACAGATGCCGCTGCTTGCCGGCCGACCCGGCGATGATGGCCAGAGCGGCGGCAACGGCCACGGCCGTCCGGTGGAAGCACATTCCGAAGCATCCGTGGGCGCAGGCGCGGCGCCAGCCGCCAGCTTCCGGCTTTCCGGCTCGGCTGCCGGCCGGCCGACCCGCGCGGCGGTTTCCGAGGCCAAGGCCAAGGGCTACGAAGGTGATCCCTGCGGTGAGTGTGGAGCGATGACGCTCGTCCGCAACGGCACCTGCCTCAAGTGTGTCACCTGCGGCTCGACGAGCGGCTGCAGCTGATACCGGTGCCGCGTTGAAGCCTGAAACGGGGGACCTGACGGTTCCCCGTTTCAGTTTCGGGCATCGGAGTCATCATCCGTTTGAGGCTGGAAACGGGGCAGTTTCACCGGCGGAGCCCGTTCGACCAGGACCGGAAGGGAAGGCCGGCCGGCCATGTCCGGAATGATCGAATGCCAGCCGAACGGCAGTTCCGGCGGGCTCCAGTCAAAGAGCCACCGGGCGTCTTTCACGGAGATGTTCACGCATCCGTGGCTTACCTGTGTTCCGAACTGGCTGTGCCAGAAGGAACCGTGCAGGGCTATTCCTTCAGAGAAAAACAGGATATCGGGAACTTCTTCGACAAGATATGGGTCGTCCTCTAGGCCGCTCATCGGTTCATGCCGGGCCTTTTGCCAGACCATGAATAGCCCCTCGGGTGTCGGAGTCTGGTCCTTGCCAGAAGAGACGAGTGTCGCCAGCACTGGCCGGTCGCCTTCATAGGCCACCAGCGTTTGCTCCCGGAGGTCCACGTGTACCCATTTCCCGCCAGCACTGACACCTGCGGGACGGTCCCTCTGTACCGCAAGGCGGACCGCACTGCGGGACAGGCTGCCCGGTGCAGTCACGATATTTCCTTTCACATCGGTTCCGAGGACGGGAAGATGGACATGGCGCTCAAACAGTTCATCGGTAGATGTTCTCACTCTTCTCAGGGTGAAGGCGATGGGGAGTTCCGGGTCCGGTACACCTGAAAAGGGATAGGGTTCGATCCGGGCAACCTGGCTGCTGCGGACATAGGTTCCATCAATGCGCCTGAGCCACCCCTTCTCGTAGAGTGCGTCATCGAGGAAAACGGCAATCATCGTGTCAACGGTCACGCGGCCCGTTTCCTTTGCTGCGTCATCCGGGCGGTCACGGAATGCCGTGTCCTTCCGGATAACCCGTCCGTACCAGTAAGGGAGGTGCAGAAATCCCTCCGGCTGCGGCGGGGGTGTTTCGATCCGTTTCAGGAGCGAATTGCGGACATACCCATCTCCCAGAAGCCGGACCCAGGCGGACGGATCCGTACATGAGGGCAGGCACTCCTGGACAATCACGTTGTCCCCGGAACGGAGGATGCCGATGGCGGGAGATTTTGCATCCGGAAGTTTACGGATGAAGGAGGATTCTGCCTGCAGCGTGGCCCAGACGGGCAGTTCGGGAGGGGATGAGGACGGAGGGGAACTGCCGATCGAAACAGCGGCGAGGACAGGGACGATCCCCCCGAAATGCCCGGAGCAACGAGCCTTTGACCAGAACCGGAATCACGGGAGGAAACTATAGCCGGCCAGGCATTTGCCGCTACCGTCAGAAGCCAGCACAGGCCATCAGCCTATGCGGTCAGCCCTGTCATCTTTTCGCTTACTTCCCACAGGCGGCGCATGACATCGGGGTTGCGGGATTCGGGGCGGCTCCAGGCGGGCTTGCAGCGGACGTAGTATCCGCCGGTCTGGCCTTCCACTTCCGGCGAACTGGAAAGGTAAACCGGTGTCCGGGCCCCGGATTCGGACGAGATCATGAATCGCCGGGCGATTCCGAACAGGCGTTCCGGCACCTGCCCGCCTGCGAAATTCGTATTGACGCCGCCGGGGTGCAGGGCATTGGACGTGACGCCGGTCCCCTCCAGCCGCTTGGCCAGTTCACGGGCGAACAGGATATTGGCGAGCTTGGAATTGCAGTAGGCGAGCCACATGTTGAACCGTTTGGAGCTATCGATGTCGCTGAAATTGATATGCCCGGCCCAGTGCCCTCCGGACGAGACAGTCACGACCCGCGCAGGGGCACTCTTTTTCAGGACATCCAGCAGGAGACTGGTCAGGAGGAAGGGGGCCAGGTGGTTGGTTGCCCACTGAACCTCGATCCCGTCCTCGGTCATCTGCTTCTGCTTCTGGACCAGACCGGCATTGTTCACCAGCACGTCAAGGCGCGGGTAAGTGGACAGAAATTCGGCCGCCACCTTGCGGACCTGTTTCTTGGAGGCGAGGTCGGCAATGAGCAGATCGACCCGGGCCCCCTGACCCTTCTCACGGATTTCCTGCTGGGCCGCACGGGCCTTCTCAGGATTCCGGCAAATCATCACGATATGGGCGCCCTTTTGGGCAAGTCCTATGGCGGTATCCTTGCCGATACCTGAATTGGCGCCGGTAATGACGCAGATTTTCCCGTTCATGCCCTGAACCCCCATTCCGGTGGTCATATACGTTTGGTTCTGCCGGGGCGCAAGCCATTTTTCGGCCGGGCGGGGCTTTACTTTTGAAACGTCACTTCCTATGACCACTAAGCACCAAAACAGTCCGGATTCCGGATGATTAGGGGAAGTTGTTCGTGAGTGCTGCCAAAGCAAAACCGAAGAAAAAGGCTGTGGGGAAAGCCAAGGGGAAAAAGGCGAAAAAGCCGCCAGTTCCCAAAAAGACTGTAAAGCCGGCCCGGAAAAAGGCGGCCGGGAAGCCAAAGCCTGCGGCCAAGAGCAAGGTCCAAAAGCCCGTCCGGAAAACTCCGGCAGCAAAGCCCCAGAAGCCCGGCTTGAAAGTCTTGTCGCCCGAAAAGCCGCGGGAGACCGCACCGCCAACTCCAGTCCCGAAGAAACCGCCCACGCAGCCTGCCCCGCCGCCCGCACCCGCTCCCGTGGAGCAGCCCGCCGAGCCCGAGCACAATCCCTACGGGGCGAGTGATGAGGCAGTCGAGGACACGACGGAACTGCTTGGTGTCGTATTCCCGCGCAATGTCATCCGGATATGGAAGGCATTGAACGGGGCCGGGATCAACGACTGGAAGTTCCACGCCCTCAGGGACCCCGCAAACCCCACGGCCGACCGCCGGGATATTATCCACATCAATACCGATGCCCGGCCGGAGGATTTCCCGGACGATTTCATCAGCATCGCCGAGCAAGATGGCAACCATCTGGTTCTCCAGCGTGAGGACGACCGGCTGCTTCCGGAACTGTTCGTATGGGACCACGACACGGCCGATGTTGCCGAATACGACGAGGATCTTGCGAATTTTGTCGAAGAAGCAGAAGAAATCCGAGACGAGCTGCTGCGCCGTCGACGCCGCTGAAGCGGGGCGGACGTGCAGCAGGGGTTCCCGCAGCGGAAAGGCAGGATCAGATGCCGACTTACAAGGGCTACCAGTTCGTCATCAAGGTTAAGGCCGAGGAGATCAACTCCATTGACCCTGCCACACGCAAGCGGATCAAGGAAAAGGGATTCGTTGCCTATTGCCCGGAAATGATGGATCCGCAGGGCCGCAAGCTCTGGGTAACGGCTCCGCCCCATGAGATACTGCCGGCATCCCATACCGGCAAGGATGATGCGATCAAGCTGATCGCCGACCGTATACGGCAATTCATAGACAAGCGCCCCGAGCAGAAGTAACAGGCAGCCGAAACATGGTTCGTACCGGATGCTGGCCATGGAACTGGATGGTCGCAGCACTGGCCGTATTGGGTTCGCCTGTCCCCGTGGTAGCCGCGGATACTGGGGAATCCGAAACCCAGATCAGCCGTTATGGATGTGAATACGATAGGGGTATTCGCTGCACTTCCCGCGATGGCGAGCAGGAAATCCGGCTTAATTTTCTGGCCCAGTTCCGGTTTACCGGACTGTTCGCCAGCGGCGGACAGACTGCTCCCGCGTCCGCCGCTCCGGTGGTGGACGGAAACTACTTCGGTTTCGGGGAAGCCCGGGGCCGGTTCATGGCCGAAGGCCAGATCATCCCCAGCCTCCGGTACCGGTTTTTTGCCGAATGCGCTACGGGGAACAACTGCGAGGCCGACCAGATGTGGGGTGACTGGCGCATCGGTTCCGCCGGTGGCGTGATGTTCGGACAGATGAAGCGGTTCGTGACGCTCCAGCACTCCTTGAGTCCCCTGAATCTTGCGTTCGCCGATGAAGCTACGTTTACGCAAATCGCCGGAGCGGGGCTCGGCCTTGGAATCCGGCCTTATGCCGAACTGGGGCCGGTGCGCCTCAGCCTGGAAATCATGAACGACAGCGCCTTTCTGGGCGGCGCAAACCGTATAAATGGTGATTTTGACGGCCTTCACTACACGCTGGGGCTGGACGTCCGTCTGGCCGGGGAGTCTTTCGACTGGGACCAGATTGACCAGAGGCGGGGCGACCTGTCGGTCCAGTTTCGCGGCTGGTTTGCGTGGGAAACCATCAGGGGCCGGGATGTGCCATCGGTCGATTTCGGAGGGGGGAGGGTGGTCAATCTCCGGGATAACCTGGAGCGGGATACGGCCAATCCGATCAGTCCGACCTGCCACCGTTACTTCGTATTGTCGAGCCTTCTGCGCGGCCGGCAGATCTGCACGGGCGTGGAGTTCCCGGAGGCTTTCTG
Proteins encoded in this window:
- a CDS encoding vitamin B12-dependent ribonucleotide reductase encodes the protein MKFTRRYTTEGKGPYDGIEFVARTSKIVNPDGSVVFEMNNIMAPSDWSQVAVDILAQKYFRKAGVPRILKRVPADGIPEWLQRSIADEEALAKLPDGQRYGSESDARDVFNRLAGCWTYWGSRHGYFSSEKDALVFYEEFCAMLARQMGAPNSPQWFNTGLQWAYGIDGPAQGHYYVDPRSGEMTRSRSAYEHPQPHACFIQSVSDDLVNDGGIMDLWTREARIFKYGSGTGSNFSAIRGANEKLSGGGRSSGLMSFLQIGDRAAGAIKSGGTTRRAAKMVTVDIDHPDIEDYINWKVIEEQKVAALVTGSALCNRHLNRIMKAAHEWPEPSERFDHKANRDLRAAVREARKTGIPDNYIARILQLAEQGYTSVEFPVYDTNWNSAAYATVSGQNSNNSVRLSNDFLKAVEADGPWNLTARTSGKVTKTLPARQLYEQIAHAAWACADPGVQFDTTINEWHTCPADGRINASNPCSEYMFLDDTACNLASLNLMKFYDPKNGRFDVESYDHACRLWTVALEISVLMAQFPSRKIAELSYRFRTLGLGYANMGTMLMVAGIPYDSQEAFAICGAITAIMTGVSYRTSAEMAGELGAFPGYDKNREPMLRVIRNHRRAAYGVPAAEYEGLTVVPMAISPKNCPDYLLKAARRSWDEALAKGQEHGYRNAQVTVIAPTGTIGLVMDCDTTGIEPDFALVKFKKLAGGGYFKIINLSVPVALERLGYTQEQIRDIVNYCRGSGSIGGAPHINPAALQAKGFKAEQIAAIEQALDAAFDISFAFNKWTLGEAFCRETLGLSNAQLADPVFSLLEHLGFSKEQIREANNYVCGTMTIEGAPHLKESDYPVFDCANKCGRTGKRFIQYRAHLHMMAAAQPFISGAISKTINMPNEATVQDVRDCYTESWQLMLKAIALYRDGSKLSQPLNVSADDDLFEDDTELDDRTVDEPAAIRMAEKIVHRYLYRSKRRLLPTRRKGYTQKAIVGGHKVYIRTGEYDDGSIGEIFIDMHKEGAAFRSLMNCFAIAVSLGLQHGVPLDEYVDAFVFTRFEPNGMVAGNDRIKLSTSIVDYIFRELAISYLGRNELAQVQPDDLRSDSIRQPNEPVFEDEEVVEERERVLDALNPEQMPLLAGRPGDDGQSGGNGHGRPVEAHSEASVGAGAAPAASFRLSGSAAGRPTRAAVSEAKAKGYEGDPCGECGAMTLVRNGTCLKCVTCGSTSGCS
- a CDS encoding SDR family oxidoreductase, with the protein product MNGKICVITGANSGIGKDTAIGLAQKGAHIVMICRNPEKARAAQQEIREKGQGARVDLLIADLASKKQVRKVAAEFLSTYPRLDVLVNNAGLVQKQKQMTEDGIEVQWATNHLAPFLLTSLLLDVLKKSAPARVVTVSSGGHWAGHINFSDIDSSKRFNMWLAYCNSKLANILFARELAKRLEGTGVTSNALHPGGVNTNFAGGQVPERLFGIARRFMISSESGARTPVYLSSSPEVEGQTGGYYVRCKPAWSRPESRNPDVMRRLWEVSEKMTGLTA
- a CDS encoding L,D-transpeptidase, whose translation is MIVQECLPSCTDPSAWVRLLGDGYVRNSLLKRIETPPPQPEGFLHLPYWYGRVIRKDTAFRDRPDDAAKETGRVTVDTMIAVFLDDALYEKGWLRRIDGTYVRSSQVARIEPYPFSGVPDPELPIAFTLRRVRTSTDELFERHVHLPVLGTDVKGNIVTAPGSLSRSAVRLAVQRDRPAGVSAGGKWVHVDLREQTLVAYEGDRPVLATLVSSGKDQTPTPEGLFMVWQKARHEPMSGLEDDPYLVEEVPDILFFSEGIALHGSFWHSQFGTQVSHGCVNISVKDARWLFDWSPPELPFGWHSIIPDMAGRPSLPVLVERAPPVKLPRFQPQTDDDSDARN
- a CDS encoding SMI1/KNR4 family protein, coding for MEQPAEPEHNPYGASDEAVEDTTELLGVVFPRNVIRIWKALNGAGINDWKFHALRDPANPTADRRDIIHINTDARPEDFPDDFISIAEQDGNHLVLQREDDRLLPELFVWDHDTADVAEYDEDLANFVEEAEEIRDELLRRRRR